GGCCCGTCTTTCGGCACTACTTTCTCGAGCAGTACCTGAAGCCGGCGTGTGGTTCGAGCGGCAGCAGAACTACATCAAAAGTGTGGCCGCCAGCTCGATGATCGGGTACGTGCTGGGCATCGGCGATCGGCACGTGCAGAACATCCTGATCGACAAGCTAACAGGGGAGGTGATCCATATTGATTTTGGCATAGCGTTCGAGATGGGGAAAAATCTGCCCACCCCGGAGACCGTCCCGTTCCGCTTGACGCGTGACATTGTGGATGGCATGGGGATAAGCGGTGTTGAGGGTGTTTTCCGCAAGTAAGCACATGTTCATTGGTAAAGTGTGCAGCTATTAAACCAAACAATCTTTCCCCATTGCTTTCCAGATCGTGCGAGAAAACGCTGGAAGTGTTGCGCAACAATCAGACGGTGATCCTCGCCATCCTGGAGGTGCTGCTGTACGATCCGCTCTACTCGTGGAACGTGCTGTCGAACAAGAAAGCAAACCGTCGGCAACAGCAAGCCTTCCTTTCGCCTTCGGGTGACGCTGATGAGGCCGATGGAGCGGTCGGTGGTCTACCGATGGATGGGGCGAATATCAATGTGACGGCCGAGCGTACATTGATGCAGGTGGAAGAGAAGCTGCTTGGCCAGGAGGACAACAAGTACATCTCCGTCGATGGACAGGTGCAAATGCTAATCTTCAACGCGATGAACAAGCGCAACCTCTGTCAAGTGTTTGCGGGATGGCAACCGTACCTGTGAGCAAGTGAGTGTGTGGGACTTTACGGTGATAGTGTtatcttttatttaatttcttttcgttttctaCATACATGTATCACATGCATATGACACGATGAGTTGCAAAATGTTGTTagaaaattttgagaaaaaaaactatttgaatCATTCTCAATATTAAATGCACAATTGAGGGAGGTAGTATGGTTTTGTACGAGGTAGCTTTGAGCTGTAACACCTGTATCATCCTTTTGAGCCGTCGTATTGGGCGGAAGATGGATCGTTTCTGTTCGTTTATCCGCCAGTGACTTCGATCGAGGTACCGTTTACGTAGCTGCTCTTTTCCGATGCCAAAAAGGCTGCTACCTCCGCAATTTCTGCAAACAAATATTCTAAATTTACTCTAATCTAATTCCAATTGACCAAGGAACACTTATCATACCTTCCGGATTTCCGAAGCGCCGCAACGCACATTGCATGATGATCATATCTTTCACCTTCTGCGGCACCGTCCCCGTCATCGGCGTGTGGATGAACCCGGGCACGATCGCATTCACCCGGATGTTGTACCGGCCGAACTCGCGTGCCACCACCTTGGTCATCGCTTCCACCCCGGCCTTGCTCGGGGAATAGTTCGACTGTCCGATGTTGCCGGTGCGGGCAACGATCGACGACACGTTCACCATCGAACCGGCCAGCTCGTGCTCGATCATGGCCCGGCCGAAACGTTGCAGCACCAACCACGTACCCTTCAGGTTCACGTTGATCACCGCATCAAAGTCGGACTCGGGCATCTTCAGCAGGAAGTTATCGCGGGTAATACCGGCCGAATTAACGACCACCGTCGGTGGTCGCTTGTACCGGCCAATCACTTCATTCAGCACGGCATCAACACTGTCGCCGGAAGAAACATCCATCTCGTAGGCCGCATTGTCGCCCGCCGTGAGCGATGCGATCGTTTCCTGGGCCGCCTGTACGTTACGATCGACCGCTACAACGATCGCACCATCGCGTGCCAACAGTTTGGTTGTCGCACGGCCAATTCCAGAACCGGCACCTGGTTTACGTAATAGTTGGTCCGGTTTTTTGGTGTTTAAGCATTAACTTGTGTTACTAACCAACTGCTAACTAAGGGGATGCTTCACGAACCACCATACTTACCGGTCACAAGGGCTAGCTTTCCTGCCAAAGGAGTGGCCATACTTGCGCAGCAGATGAAGGGCAAGGTTAAAGTAAGATtaatacaaattaaaaactGAGCGTAGATGACAACCGGAGGGGAATATGCTATCGCTTCCGCGGCAGCatatcaaaacaaacgaagcgcacacacacacacagtcatgCTATAAACATCTGATGATGGTAGACGGTGTGAAGGAATTATAGCAACATAAGAAAGGgaaagtttgttgatttttgttattaaatcaTTTATGCTTTTACATTATAAGAGTGatgattttttcaataaattttttttaattatttctattttttataaattatgtTCGATTTGAAATGTAATTTCCTAGCAAAAACAGAGGTACAGGGTGGTCCAttctgatttttgttttgtctaaGCGACAgaggttttattattttattatttcaagcATTACTTTCTTTACACAAGCTCTTCgttatttcttcatttaaaaatatatcaataGCTTTTGATTAACCTTAAGGACATAacactttttcactttttattagattgtattttcaatatttaatacaatttttacaatttctgaTATCATGAATAGCAATTGCTTATgctgttttttaaatttaattcgaatggtgtaaataataaaataaccattttttaaataactcaAACTTGGGAAGAAATAGTAGAactattttcaattatttcatATAATCCGTTTGTTTcttgaaaatattatttgattGCTCTCTGTTTTAAATACAAAGTGGTAAAAGAAGTCACTGGTTCAACGtaaaatcttcaaattaaTAATGTATAACatcttcttgtttttcttcttctgcttcttcaaTTTGGCGCAAAGTTCTACGTGGACATGTCGCCCTATAGAGCCTTTCGGGACTTGTTTAGTATCAGTGATGGACTGTGAATCTATAATTTGGGTAAAATGAAAATACTTGTGAACCATTAATGGAGCATTTTCTTTAACTGCATTGGTTGTGAAATATAGAGCTGCGTATAAAGAGCTAGGTGAAGTTGGGATTTGAATTCATGATGGAGATGGATTGTTCATTCGTACGACCTGACACGATTTTATTCCCATTCATGTTTCATTATGCAATATGCTTGTATAAGCCACTATAACTGTGTAAGTCGTTAGGCGaagaaaatgcaaattatCTCCTTGagaatctctctctctctctctctctctctctctctctctctctctctctctctctctctctctctctcctctctcgtCTCACTCTctcatcctctctctctctcttctctcagATGCTCGGTCACGATAGAGCTGCAACCTCCCATCCATGCAGAGTCCATGCAGATCTCCGTCAGTCCGTAAGCCTAATCACTtttaaagctgtttttttcgtATACTATGCTATGCTATTGCCTCATAGCATGATAGTAAGTCCTATCGTATGGGATGCTTTCAGGCTTCATGCACCAAGCTTGAGCCCATGCCGGGCATGTTGTAGTTCCGTTGACTTAACGGTACAGTCATGAGCTCGTCCGCTACGTTCTCTTTGCTCATCCTTAGTTGCGTTTCCAGATCCATCTGCCGGTGCAGCAGCTGTTGATAGGCTCCCACGCTCCACGCTACCGTGCCGATCACTAGCAAAGCAATCAGAGCACCCGCTCCCAGACCACCGATCAGCAACCAACGCATCGATTCTGTAATAGATCATGCGTGAAAATGAGTAAACTATCCCATTACCTGCTCAACATCTCCGCCTCCTCACCTTCAACCACAATGTACCACGTTTTGGTGGCCCTGCCCAAACGGCTTCTACCGACGCACCGGTAGGTGGCTCGAGTTTCGTCCTCATCGAGCGCCACGCGCACGAAATGTCCCTGCGCATACCGCAGGTGCGCATCGTTCTTAAACCACACAATGTCGGGCGAAGGCGTACCGTCGATGTCACACTCGAGCCGTACCGCATCGCCGTGCGCGATCGTTACGTTCACCGAATCGTTCACACTCACAACGTGCGGTTTCGAGGGATACTGGATCGATAGATTGAGCGTGCTGCGGACCCGGGTCCCATTCTTGTGGTGACCTTCACAAACTACCTCGTTCTGTGAGTCGTTTGTGATGTGCGCCAGGTACGTTATCGTCCACGCGTAGCCGAGCTGTTCTCCGGCAAGATGAAAGCTACTTCCACCGTGATGGATAGTGAGCTGGTTGGTGAAGTTGTAAACGTCCGCCTGGCACGTTATGTTCACGGTGTCATCGTACAGCACCACATCGGTGGGCGATTCGATACGGAATTGCATTGGCTCGTGGAAATTGCGCACAAACAGTAACGTTTCGATCGAGGAAGATCCTTCACCGTTCGATGCCCGGCAGGACACGATGCCGGGCTTTTGTACCGGCCAGGAAGGGATGATCACCTcaaagatggtggtgtggTTGAAGGGTGAGAGCTGATGAGCGAGGGAAACATTAAAGAGTATTTTTAGAATTCAAATATCCGTTTAATTCAAACCACTTACTCGTTCCAAGTGTTGCGGTACGGTTATGCTTTTCTCGCAGGCATCCCTTTGAATGTCGCTTAAGCGGTCCATTGCCGTCGGAAGGCATGGTGTGTAAGTGAAGGTAACGTTCGGCGTCGGATAAGCATGTCCTTGACAGCTTAAGTTGATGTGGCTTAAATTTCTTAACACAGAATAAGTGTCCATCCGTACGATAGGTTTACCTACAAAACGAATAGTATGAAGCGATGAAACGATCACATTGAAGACCTTCCTTTTTACCTCTTATTAAAATGTGCAGATGCATCACTTCCAGCCGCTTGTTGATCGTTATCTTAACGTGAAACTGTGCACTCGCCTCCATCGTTGCATTGCGCACACTGTACGCTACGACACCGTTCATGCGCTGCTCGTTACATTCTTCCGCATGGTGGCGAAAGTGATCACAGAACCGTACGGCGCCCGCCTCCCGTTCGAGGCTAATCTCTCCCTCGAGCAGCGGTGCGTGAAAGATGGCCAGCTCGAACGTTCCATCGCTTTGGACATCCagcacagcaccaccacctcccAAGCTGTCGGTCGGTCGCAGCTCCGAAGGATCGTCCGTGGCGGACACCACGAACAGGCTCATGGTAGCGCAAAGTGTGTCAGTGGCACAGCAACGATAGCTACCGACGTGTGTCCTATCCACCGCACGTATCGTTAGCATTGCTCCGTGCGTGTCGAACCGGATCGCGCTGAGAGGATGTGAACTGAGTGGCTTGGAATTGGAAAGTGAAATAGTTTAAGATAGAGGGAGCAATTAAGCGGAGCGGATTTTTGTTACCTCCTTTGGATATTGTGCTGCTGCAGATCCGTTGGATGAAAAGTACCAAAGAAAAGGCTTCTGCCCGGTGGAAGCCATACAGCGCAGCTGTATCTTGCTGTACTGGACCGCAATTCTTGGACCACTGATGTGAATGAGGGATGCTTTTACTTAGGGAAATAGAgtataaaattgtaaaatataatataacgTCTTAAAACTTATGACTAACAATGACTTACCAATGCTGAGCGCAACGCTGAGATTCACTAATATTAAAACTGTTTTGCACAATTGTTGTACCATCTTGTTGGTGGAGTGCAGCTTTTGTGTGCTATATTAGTGCGAATTAATCCAAACCATCGTACGGGCACGACATTCCGTGGGTGACTGCTTCTGCTGTGCGATTAAGATAGAACGTGTTAAAATGCAATTCTGCCAATGATTCATAATACGTTGGTAGAACCTTCGTTCCCGCTCACTCACTCCCCGCTTGTGCGTCCgtttaaacacacaaacaaataacGCAAATTCACGCATTCCCAGATTGGGCGTGTGCTTGAGTGATTTCACAAGGGATTTTTAAAAATGTCGCAGTACTGTGTTATCTTTAATTCGCTAATTAAACAATGTTATCTTCGTGCTATTTTTGTCCAAATATCATATGCTATGTATCTAATCCATAGATTGATTTAATCCATAGCTGTTCAAATCGATGAATTCTGCTTTCAAATACAGATGACGCAAATTAGATGAGGGAATATCTCCTACAAAATGTACCGAAAAGAAACTAGTTACTTTTGGATGAGTAATTCGTTACGCTAACAGTACAAGGGAAGGAGCGTTAACCTTAGAAACACTCAGAGGTAGATCTACTAATCGATATATAAATCGGTGAATTACTGGCTCCATGGTTAATTGTGAGCTAGCGTGAAAGCGAATAGAATCATTCTCTCCCTCAATCCTTCAACTGTAGACACAATTGTTTAACAAACTTTATTTAACGTAAAGTGTATTTTGTGAGCttcaatcaaaaatccaaACTTGTCGTTCATTTTTGTACGATTTCTAAATAGAACGCTTGGCTATACTCTCCTTAGGACAGGTTGTTCTTAAGATACTCTATTACCGACCGATCGAGAAGAACCTGCGTGAGCTGAATCAAGCGCTACTTTTGGTGTAATTTTGTGTGGAGGGTGGTTTTTAGCCACTAAATacattatttgatatgatacTGACtgaaaaattacaattttaaaccttttcgAATTGTGCTTGAAATTCGATCTAAACGGgtaattattttgcatttcaagTTTCGTACTCATCCAGACCCATTCGAACTCATTcagactgatccggactgatctgGTCTTATCTGGACCGATctggactgatccggagtcgaatccggttatgatccggagtcggattcACATTTTGCGCActggagtcggagttgattcACCACTCCATCACGGATTATCCATCACTAGATTAGATCAACGGATTAATCTGTAGTTGTATCGATTTTTGAATAGtgtaccgattcacagatttgtttgcaaaaaaaaaaacaactaattTACCGGTTCACGTTCACGTTCACAGCAATGAACGACTCGGTATCACTCACGTTCACTTAAAAATAAACCGAAATGCCCACCTCTAGTCCAAACCCGCCAGAACAGCGAACGCCTATTGCTCTTATGTAACTGTCAGCGCCATAACTATGTCTTATCATTCGAGAACTGGGTGTTAGATTAACGATACGAACTTACAATCATATTATCATCCCATGTTATCGCTTCATGtcgattttttatttgtaagcatacattttatttgaatGCTTTAAAAACCTCTAAAATCCTATCAATCATTCTTATAATCATTCTAAAACCAGCGCTAGATCTATTCTTACACTAATCCTAATAAGTCCATAATCAAATGATGGGCTTATTCGGCAGAATCATCAATCCATCATTTTCTGGGATATACGAATGATCATACATAGTTAATTTTAACACATCTAACAGGGTTTGTTATTGATCGGTCATGAGCTTCCCGATGTCATAGAGTGGAAAGAGTGGATATTAGAGATTCCAACTATCAGAATGGACAAACACGGCAAAGATAATGCATTAGGAAGGTGACTGCTTCACTATGAGCTCCTCCCGAACTATTTGGCTCTTTTTGCCCTGATAGATAAGAAGTGGGCCGCAGGGCACTGTATCAAATTTGAAGTTATGCTATCAAATCTATAAATAAATTGGGAAAACCGTAATGTATAGACGGATCTATCGTCAATTCCTCCAGCGATCAGTCAAGTAGGTGTCATGCTGAGTGCTTCAACATGTTAATGTAATTTCAGGTTTTATACACGCTACGATGGCATTGTCCTATGTGACTAAGTCCccaatttcaatcaaaaatataaagaTGGCATAGGTTTCTATAATAATAGCtaaacgaagaaaaacaattaaagccttggtcatcatcatcttccttGGTTGGTTAATGATCGAACGAATTAGTAAGGTACTAATTAGTTGAAATAGAACTTGGCCAACACCGGAAAACTCCGGTTCAATGCGTGCTTCATGTTACAATTCTGTTGACATCAAGAATATCATTACTTAAATCGTTATTCGAACACATGTAATTATTAGATTTACATCATTCCCCAACGAAGAATCTGCAGTAAAATCTTCTCACTGATTGCTGATCTGATTTGATGTAATATGATAACATTTATTCTTGTCTCTATTTCTGGTCCTGGAGAAACACAGATTGAATCGTTTAAGATCATGAAATTCATTCGAGCCGATTGCTCACTTTGTCACAGTACCCCACCCATACATTATGTCTGACTCACCGTTGCTTAAGGCGTTGACACCTTGATCATGGCTAAGCTGCTGCGCCCTTGAACTGGGACGCGATGTCCATGAACCTTGCATTGGTGATCTTCAGCTGGGATGTAATCGTTGAGAATTGTGGCGGAAGTTGAAGCAGTTAAACATAGTTCCATTTCCCAACGAGATGAGTAGATGGTGGAGATCGTCAAGCATGGGATCTTGATTtagattttgatgaaaataattaaagctTGCGTATGGTAAGCTCAGCATAAACATGGATTAAATTGAAACATGCATACACGAAGCCTGTGGTGTATTTGAAGAGaaaaatgcttaaaatccGACGGCGACGGTATATCATAAAATTCAGTTCCCTCGCCCAATTTGAAAACGGTCAAAAGATAATCAAAACGATCATTTTTGCATGAACAACACTGATCGCAGCGGTTTAGTATCATAtatatgtacacacacacacactcgtcaATCATTTTTTAGAATAATTGGTCAGTAGTTTCATGGCCTTATATTGATGCTGTACAATTCTGCCAAGGTTATTGTAGCCTTACATATCAATAGTGAGCAGTAATGATCACCTATCTGTCCGATCTTCATGCATTACGCTCTTAGCCTAATAGCGAACAATTAAAATGGGGATTCACGCAAACCAAACAGTACTAAGCACCATAAAACACGGACCGCACCGTCCATTCGATTAGTTAAATTTGGAGCTTTTGCCGTTGCACAAACCAATGGAACGTCCCGCCGTTCTCCGTTTAGTTTCGGGTCCATCACGACGTTGGACACTGATCGGTGTGCTTCTATTGTTTACCGCCGTTGTACACATTTCATCCGCAATAGAAGTGGGTGGTGATGTTGGCAAGCAAACTGGGAAGGTTGCCGTCGCCAAGCACACCACGTCCGATCATGTGCGGGAGGTCCTGGGGCGTGTCTTTGGACGGGACGATCACTCCGGCAGCCACAGCTCGAGCTCGAGCGACGAACGGAGCAGCGATCGGAGTGGTGGCCGCTGGGGCCGAAACCGAGACAACTGCCGGTACGTGAGCCGGTCGGGGAAGTTTTGCAAGTGTGACTGCTACGATCGTAACGATCGCTCACGTTCCGGGCTTTTCGGTTGAGAATGAGTGACCACCAGCGGGTGATGCTTTTCCGCCCTTTCGGAGTGCAGGCTGAGGGTCGATTGTCGTGCATTGTGGAGAGAGACCAGTGGGAATGTGTGGGAGTGTTTGTTTAATAAGCGTGGTGAATTCCTATTGTGGTAAATAAATCATGGCGATTTTTGGTGCAattgttaatattttaaagattttcgtttttttttttttttgtaaattcagCATTAACATAATCAAAATGACATCATGAAAATCATACTCCAATAATGTAGATTTCTTACAATGTCTGATATATTCAAGTTCGAAATACTTCACTGACTTCGTCCCTTTTTTAGCGGGACTATTTCGtctttttattgcttattTTCTCCAAATCATAATAAATGTTTCGATAAGCTACTGTAACTGAGCTTATTTGGAGATTTGTTAAATAAGCTATTAaaaatgtgtatgtatgtaaaaTTGGGcaggtctggtggtacagtcgtcaactcgtacgacgtaataacatgcccgttatgggttcaggccccaaatagaccgtgtcgccatacgtaggactgactatcctgctatggtaacaataagtcaccgaaagccaagctcatttcactaagtgggtataggcaggccttgaccaacagcggttgttgtgccatagAAGAAGATGTATGTAAAAATGTTTGTATATGTatgtaaaaatatgtaaacataTGTTTCATCAAGTTGATTCAATTCGAGACTCACTTGACTATTGTATTAGTTTTACTCATATGTTGTATGTTTGGAAGGATGGAAGGATGGAGTGAATAGGAAGAATCTCATCCAATTccttactttttttatttattttatatttttttgttattttgagTAAAATTTTATGTTCGTAACATTCATTTGTGTTCCTCTCGATGAAGTAAACTTTTAACCACTGCTTTTGAGCTAGTGTGCGTTAGTGagaaatattcatttaaaataatgcGTCAGGGATCGGAAATGATGACATTTACTGGGCCCTAGATTCAGCTATGATAGCTGTTAGCTTGGATTTCCCATTCAATCTTGTATTTGGCCCGGCCTTGTCGTAAGGCCAATTTTGAAGGCAGACCTCTTCCACGAGCTGTTGGTTGTATTCCTGTTGAACATTTTCCAGTCCATCCTTATACGTCAGTTCTACCAAACGTTATGAATCTTTTTGAAATCCTTATCGAatttaaacttattttttgaatgtctaaatagtttttttttgcgacagTAACACCTTATCACTGAAGAAAAGTGTTTGATGTCAACCACATATTGCTTCCATGCTTTTATTGATCTtaattttttctcttctttagCGCAATGACCAACGTATTTACAGAGactttatatatttatttatttatttatttatttgctacaTTCAA
This sequence is a window from Anopheles merus strain MAF chromosome 3R, AmerM5.1, whole genome shotgun sequence. Protein-coding genes within it:
- the LOC121595979 gene encoding estradiol 17-beta-dehydrogenase 8-like — encoded protein: MATPLAGKLALVTGAGSGIGRATTKLLARDGAIVVAVDRNVQAAQETIASLTAGDNAAYEMDVSSGDSVDAVLNEVIGRYKRPPTVVVNSAGITRDNFLLKMPESDFDAVINVNLKGTWLVLQRFGRAMIEHELAGSMVNVSSIVARTGNIGQSNYSPSKAGVEAMTKVVAREFGRYNIRVNAIVPGFIHTPMTGTVPQKVKDMIIMQCALRRFGNPEEIAEVAAFLASEKSSYVNGTSIEVTGG
- the LOC121596335 gene encoding hemicentin-1-like, whose amino-acid sequence is MVQQLCKTVLILVNLSVALSIVKASLIHISGPRIAVQYSKIQLRCMASTGQKPFLWYFSSNGSAAAQYPKEPLSSHPLSAIRFDTHGAMLTIRAVDRTHVGSYRCCATDTLCATMSLFVVSATDDPSELRPTDSLGGGGAVLDVQSDGTFELAIFHAPLLEGEISLEREAGAVRFCDHFRHHAEECNEQRMNGVVAYSVRNATMEASAQFHVKITINKRLEVMHLHILIRGKPIVRMDTYSVLRNLSHINLSCQGHAYPTPNVTFTYTPCLPTAMDRLSDIQRDACEKSITVPQHLERLSPFNHTTIFEVIIPSWPVQKPGIVSCRASNGEGSSSIETLLFVRNFHEPMQFRIESPTDVVLYDDTVNITCQADVYNFTNQLTIHHGGSSFHLAGEQLGYAWTITYLAHITNDSQNEVVCEGHHKNGTRVRSTLNLSIQYPSKPHVVSVNDSVNVTIAHGDAVRLECDIDGTPSPDIVWFKNDAHLRYAQGHFVRVALDEDETRATYRCVGRSRLGRATKTWYIVVEESMRWLLIGGLGAGALIALLVIGTVAWSVGAYQQLLHRQMDLETQLRMSKENVADELMTVPLSQRNYNMPGMGSSLVHEA